The Chloroflexota bacterium region AATAAGAGGAAGGAAAGATCGTGGATGGTGAGAACCCTAGCCCCAGAACGCAACGGCGGTAGAACAAAATCTGGGGAATGAAACACATCGACCCGCCCGATGAGTAGGTCTAGAGGCAAGGGTAACCCCAAGCGATGCCAGATTATCGTCAGGGTCCGATCAGATAGCCGGATCGCCTTCTCTTGGAAATTGGGGCGCCCGCCCAAAAATGGACCCGGTCTCTTCTCTCCGCGATAGCCGTAGAACAGGACATATTCATTCTGCGAATCGTTCTCGGCGATGGCCGAAACCAGGCTGCGAACGTGACGTCCGATACCTGCACCCTGATTCACAGCCGCCGTGTAGTCGATTCCTATGCGCAAGCGCCCCTCACTTCTTCTTGCTTAGCAAATAGACCAGCAAACCGAACACTATCAGACTCCAATAGCTGAGCGTTCGATCCAAGATGGCCACCGAGGCGGCGACATTTTCATCTATCCCGTGCACTGCCCCCAGGTTGTTGAGCAACAAAAGAACACCAACAGTGGCCGACTCTACCAGCCCCAACCCAGCCGGCGTGATCGGTAGAGTGGTCAGGATAGCACCACCGAGGGCCATAAAGATTACCGGAGAGAGCCCAATAGCCGATAACCCCAAAGAAAGACAAATGAACCACATACGGGCGCTCTCTTGCAGCCAGACCACTACCGTGAGCAATAACAGCAAGGGCATGTTTTGGAAACTGAGCAGCGTGCCTTCCTCAAAACGACCATAAATTGGTTTAACCCGCGCCGGCAATAGCCGTTGTACCAGCCCACCGCAAGACTTCATCACCAGAACGGCCAACACAATAAGGACTACAAGGACCAACCCTGCCAAGAAGATGGTCATCACGGGTGCGGGAACCTTACCCCCAAAAAGGCTCAGCCCGGCCAAGGCTAGCATGATAAATAGAACAACCATATCGGACATCCGCTCGGCCAGAATAGTGCCCAGCGTCTTTGATAAAGAGACCCTTGCGTTGCGCTTCAACAAATAACCACGGTAGGCATCCCCCAGCTTGGCCGGCACCAGGCAGTTAGCGAACCAGGAGAGAAAGATGATCTCCGCCAGTCCTAGTATCGAGGGAAGACGAATGCCCGCTGCTCTGCGGAAGCCGACGTTACGCAACAGCAAGCGCCAGCGTAAGCCCCGCACTGGGAAGCTCGAGTAGTAGATAAGAAAGGCCAAGAGGTAAAAGAGCCAGTTCGCTCGCTTGATGTTCTCGACCGTCTCTCGAAGGTCAATATTGATCTTCGTCAACATAAAATAGATGATAGCGAAAGCGAGCAGAAAGGAGACCAAGGTCTGCAGGTTAAAGAAGCGTCTCTCTAGGGAGACCTCCCCTGTCAGTATCTCCCCATTTTCAGGCATAATATCAGTCCCAACCGCTTGCTTGTTAACTTCCTCGTTGATCTTAAAACTATCCTTCCCTTCCTTATGATCTAGCAATCCCTTTCAGAAAAAGGTCCAGTCGAACCCTCTTCCAGTCTGTCTGATCTCACCCTTAGCCCAAGAGCCGAGACCATGCCCAGCATTATGGCTATTTGAACGTTCATTCCATGTACGTAAAGGTTATCAAAGCCATTATGGAGCGAGACGACAGCCAGAGCGCCCAGAAGGCCAAGCAATGTGGCCCTCTCCAGAGAATAGTCACTGCTCACCACGTAGCGGCCGAGAACCCGCCAAGCATGCCAGAAACAGGATACCACAAATAACAGATAAGCACCGAGCCCCAGCAGCCCAGCTTCCGCCGCCATATTTAAATAGAAATT contains the following coding sequences:
- a CDS encoding flippase-like domain-containing protein; the encoded protein is MLDHKEGKDSFKINEEVNKQAVGTDIMPENGEILTGEVSLERRFFNLQTLVSFLLAFAIIYFMLTKINIDLRETVENIKRANWLFYLLAFLIYYSSFPVRGLRWRLLLRNVGFRRAAGIRLPSILGLAEIIFLSWFANCLVPAKLGDAYRGYLLKRNARVSLSKTLGTILAERMSDMVVLFIMLALAGLSLFGGKVPAPVMTIFLAGLVLVVLIVLAVLVMKSCGGLVQRLLPARVKPIYGRFEEGTLLSFQNMPLLLLLTVVVWLQESARMWFICLSLGLSAIGLSPVIFMALGGAILTTLPITPAGLGLVESATVGVLLLLNNLGAVHGIDENVAASVAILDRTLSYWSLIVFGLLVYLLSKKK